In a genomic window of Sphingomonas koreensis:
- a CDS encoding dipeptide epimerase — translation MTSTTGLTLDVAIESLPLAKPFRISGHVFTEAPVVIVTVSDGIHIGRGEAAGVYYLGDDVPAMTAAIEDARAAVEAGITRDGLQNLLPAGGARNAIDCALWELGARRSDTPVHELADLPAPRPLRTTFTLGADDPEVMAAGARDFAQARALKLKLTGDLDLDIARVDAVRAARPECWIGVDANQGFAIGELDRLIAALVAADVKLLEQPLARGREADLDGYSSPIPLAADESVLTLADIDGVVGRFDVVNIKLDKCGGLTEGLAMARRARELGLGVMVGNMVSSSLAMAPAFIVGQLCDIVDLDGPIFLAADRTPSIEYRDGDAWCSEAIWGRG, via the coding sequence ATGACCAGCACCACCGGTCTTACGCTCGACGTGGCGATCGAATCGCTGCCGCTCGCCAAGCCGTTCCGCATCTCCGGCCATGTCTTCACCGAGGCACCGGTGGTGATCGTCACGGTTTCGGACGGCATCCATATCGGACGCGGCGAGGCAGCGGGCGTCTATTATCTGGGTGACGACGTGCCGGCGATGACCGCCGCGATCGAGGATGCGCGAGCGGCGGTCGAGGCGGGGATCACCCGCGACGGGTTGCAGAACCTGCTGCCCGCCGGCGGTGCGCGCAACGCGATCGACTGCGCGCTGTGGGAGCTGGGTGCGCGGCGTAGCGATACGCCGGTGCATGAGCTGGCGGACCTGCCCGCGCCGCGCCCGCTGCGCACCACCTTCACGCTTGGCGCCGACGATCCCGAGGTGATGGCGGCGGGCGCGCGCGATTTCGCGCAGGCGCGCGCGCTCAAGCTCAAGCTGACTGGCGACCTGGATCTCGACATCGCACGGGTCGATGCAGTGCGCGCGGCGCGGCCCGAATGCTGGATCGGGGTCGATGCCAATCAGGGGTTCGCGATCGGCGAGCTTGATCGGCTGATCGCGGCATTGGTCGCGGCGGACGTCAAGCTGCTCGAACAGCCACTCGCGCGGGGGCGCGAGGCCGATCTCGACGGCTACAGTAGCCCGATCCCGCTTGCGGCGGACGAGAGCGTGCTGACGCTCGCCGATATCGACGGGGTCGTCGGGCGGTTCGACGTCGTCAACATCAAGCTCGACAAGTGCGGCGGGCTGACCGAGGGCCTCGCCATGGCGCGCCGTGCGCGCGAGCTGGGGCTGGGCGTGATGGTCGGCAACATGGTCAGTTCGAGCCTGGCGATGGCGCCCGCCTTCATCGTCGGCCAGCTCTGCGACATCGTCGACCTCGACGGTCCGATCTTCCTTGCCGCCGACCGCACGCCTTCGATCGAGTATCGCGATGGCGATGCCTGGTGCAGCGAAGCCATCTGGGGACGCGGATGA
- a CDS encoding metal-dependent hydrolase family protein, whose protein sequence is MKKVIFAALAGAAFIQPAIAQDAPARTYVQAGRLLADPASGRVETEKTIVVERGKVVEIRDGYVGEGKVVDLRDAFVMPGFIDSHVHLTFESSPTSRLDAVTKSTTDQAFDGVVYAGRTVRAGFTTVVDLGASQEAINALRAATASGKIVGPRIIAAGGVAAHGGHGDVHGYRQEIIDLFRSPTLCSGADDCARAVRQAIQGGADIIKTASTGGVMSNTAAGLGQQMSDAELVSIVETAHRLGRKVAAHAHGTDGVNAALRAGVDSVEHGTFMDPESIRLFKAKGSYLVPTLLAGDTVTQQAATADWMPEPVRVKARTVGPLMVDALRRAHQGGVKIAFGTDSAVSKHGDNAREFALMVKAGMTPLDTIRAATVWGATHIGLENEIGSIAAGKAADIVAVRGDPLKDVRQLETMHFVMKGGAVVRPAGE, encoded by the coding sequence ATGAAGAAGGTCATTTTCGCGGCGCTGGCGGGCGCCGCTTTCATCCAGCCCGCCATCGCCCAGGACGCGCCCGCCCGGACCTATGTCCAGGCCGGCCGCCTGCTTGCCGACCCGGCGAGTGGACGGGTCGAGACTGAGAAGACGATCGTCGTCGAGCGTGGCAAGGTCGTCGAGATTCGCGACGGCTATGTCGGCGAGGGCAAGGTGGTCGATCTGCGCGACGCGTTCGTCATGCCGGGCTTCATCGACAGCCATGTCCATTTGACCTTCGAATCGAGCCCGACCAGCCGGCTCGACGCCGTGACCAAATCGACCACCGACCAGGCGTTCGACGGCGTCGTCTATGCCGGGCGGACGGTGCGCGCGGGCTTCACCACCGTCGTTGATCTCGGCGCGTCCCAAGAGGCGATCAACGCGCTGCGTGCCGCGACCGCCAGCGGCAAGATCGTCGGTCCGCGCATCATCGCCGCCGGCGGGGTCGCCGCGCATGGCGGGCATGGCGATGTCCACGGATATCGGCAGGAGATCATCGACCTGTTCCGCTCGCCTACGCTCTGCTCGGGCGCCGACGATTGCGCGCGTGCGGTTCGGCAGGCGATCCAGGGGGGCGCCGACATCATCAAGACCGCCTCGACCGGCGGGGTGATGTCGAACACCGCGGCAGGCCTTGGCCAGCAGATGAGCGATGCCGAGCTGGTCTCGATCGTCGAGACCGCGCACCGGCTCGGCCGCAAGGTCGCCGCGCACGCCCATGGCACTGATGGCGTCAACGCCGCATTGCGTGCAGGCGTGGACTCGGTCGAGCACGGCACGTTCATGGATCCGGAATCGATCCGGCTGTTCAAGGCGAAGGGAAGCTATCTCGTCCCGACCCTGCTTGCCGGGGACACGGTGACCCAGCAGGCCGCGACCGCCGACTGGATGCCCGAGCCGGTGCGCGTCAAGGCGCGCACGGTAGGCCCGCTGATGGTCGATGCGTTGCGGCGCGCGCATCAGGGCGGCGTCAAGATCGCCTTCGGCACCGACTCCGCGGTGTCGAAGCACGGCGACAATGCCCGCGAGTTCGCATTGATGGTGAAGGCGGGGATGACGCCGCTCGACACGATCCGCGCCGCGACGGTCTGGGGTGCGACGCATATCGGGCTGGAGAACGAGATCGGCTCGATCGCGGCAGGCAAGGCGGCGGACATCGTCGCGGTGCGCGGCGATCCGCTCAAGGACGTCCGGCAACTCGAGACGATGCACTTCGTGATGAAGGGCGGCGCCGTCGTCCGCCCGGCCGGGGAGTGA